The proteins below come from a single Macaca fascicularis isolate 582-1 chromosome 9, T2T-MFA8v1.1 genomic window:
- the NT5C2 gene encoding cytosolic purine 5'-nucleotidase isoform X9, with product MESQCNSFKTGVTHTASASASLYKSPEYESLGFELTVERLVSIGYPQELLSFAYDSTFPTRGLVFDTLYGNLLKVDAYGNLLVCAHGFNFIRGPETREQYPNKFIQRDDTERFYILNTLFNLPETYLLACLVDFFTNCPRYTSCETGFKDGDLFMSYRSMFQDVRDAVDWVHYKGSLKEKTVENLEKYVVKDGKLPLLLSRMKEVGKVFLATNSDYKYTDKIMTYLFDFPHGPKPGSSHRPWQSYFDLILVDARKPLFFGEGTVLRQVDTKTGKLKIGTYTGPLQHGIVYSGGSSDTICDLLGAKGKDILYIGDHIFGDILKSKKRQGWRTFLVIPELAQELHVWTDKSSLFEELQSLDIFLAELYKHLDSSSNERPDISSIQRRIKKVTHDMDMCYGMMGSLFRSGSRQTLFASQVMRYADLYAASFINLLYYPFSYLFRAAHVLMPHESTVEHTHVDINEMESPLATRNRTSVDFKDTDYKRHQLTRSISEIKPPNLFPLAPQEITHCHDEDDDEEEEEEEE from the exons gaGAGCCAGTGTAACTCCTTCAAGACTGGAGTGACACACACTGCATCTGCATCTGCCTCAT TGTACAAGTCCCCGGAGTATGAGTCCCTTGGTTTTGAGCTTACTGTGGAGAGATTAGTTTCTATTGGCTATCCCCAGGAGTTGCTCAGCTTTGCTTATGATTCTACATTCCCTaccag GGGACTTGTCTTTGACACACTATATGGAAATCTTTTGAAAGTCGATGCCTATGGAAACCTCTTGGTCTGTGCACATGGATTTAACTTTATAAGGGG acCAGAAACTAGAGAACAGTATCCAAATAAATTTATCCAGCGAGATGATACTGAAAGATTTTACATTCTGAACACACTATTCAACCTACCAG AGACCTACCTGTTGGCCTGCCTAGTAGATTTTTTTACTAATTGTCCCAGATATACCAG TTGTGAGACAGGATTTAAAGATGGGGACCTCTTCATGTCCTACCGGAGTATGTTCCAGGATGTAAGAGATGCTGTTGACTGGGTTCATTACAAG GGCTCCCTTAAGGAAAAGACAGTTGAAAATCTTGAGAAGTATGTAGTCAAAGAT GGAAAACTGCCTTTGCTTCTGAGCCGGATGAAGGAAGTAGGGAAAGTATTTCTTGCTACCAACAGTGACTATAAATATACAGAT aaaattatgACTTACCTGTTTGACTTCCCACATGGCCCCAAG CCTGGGAGCTCCCATCGACCATGGCAGTCCTACTTTGACCTGATCTTGGTGGATGCACGGAAACCACTCTTTTTTGGAGAAGGCACAGTACTGCGTCAAGTGGATACT AAAACTGGCAAGCTGAAAATTGGTACCTACACAGGCCCCCTACAGCATGGTATCGTCTACTCAGGAG GTTCTTCTGATACGATCTGTGATCTGCTGGGAGCCAAGGGAAAAGACATTTTGTATATTGGAGATCACATTTTTGgggacattttaaaatcaaagaaacGGCAAGGGTGGCGAACTTTTTTGGTGATTCCCGAACTTGCACAGGAGCTGCATGTCTGGACCGACAAGAGTT CACTTTTcgaagaacttcagagcttggATATTTTCTTGGCTGAACTCTACAA gCACCTTGACAGCAGTAGCAATGAGCGTCCAGACATTAGTTCCATCCAGAGACGTATTAAG AAAGTAACTCATGACATGGACATGTGCTATGGGATGATGGGAAGCCTGTTTCGCAGTGGCTCCCGGCAGACCCTTTTTGCCAGTCAAGTGATGCGTTACGCTGACCTCTATGCAGCATCTTTCATCAACCTGCTGTATTACCCATTCAGCTACCTCTTCAGGGCTGCCCATGTCTTG ATGCCTCATGAATCAACGGTGGAGCACACACACGTAGATAtcaatgagatggagtctcctcttGCCACCCGGAACCGCACATCAGTGGATTTCAAAGACACTGACTACAAGCGGCACCAGCTGACACGGTCAATTAGTGAGATTAAACCTCCCAACCTCTTCCCACTGGCCCCCCAGGAAATTACACACTGccatgatgaagatgatgatgaagaggaggaggaggaggaagaataa
- the NT5C2 gene encoding cytosolic purine 5'-nucleotidase isoform X8, translating into MRVFVNRSLAMEKIKCFGFDMDYTLAVYKSPEYESLGFELTVERLVSIGYPQELLSFAYDSTFPTRGLVFDTLYGNLLKVDAYGNLLVCAHGFNFIRGPETREQYPNKFIQRDDTERFYILNTLFNLPETYLLACLVDFFTNCPRYTSCETGFKDGDLFMSYRSMFQDVRDAVDWVHYKGSLKEKTVENLEKYVVKDGKLPLLLSRMKEVGKVFLATNSDYKYTDKIMTYLFDFPHGPKPGSSHRPWQSYFDLILVDARKPLFFGEGTVLRQVDTKTGKLKIGTYTGPLQHGIVYSGGSSDTICDLLGAKGKDILYIGDHIFGDILKSKKRQGWRTFLVIPELAQELHVWTDKSSLFEELQSLDIFLAELYKHLDSSSNERPDISSIQRRIKKVTHDMDMCYGMMGSLFRSGSRQTLFASQVMRYADLYAASFINLLYYPFSYLFRAAHVLMPHESTVEHTHVDINEMESPLATRNRTSVDFKDTDYKRHQLTRSISEIKPPNLFPLAPQEITHCHDEDDDEEEEEEEE; encoded by the exons TGTACAAGTCCCCGGAGTATGAGTCCCTTGGTTTTGAGCTTACTGTGGAGAGATTAGTTTCTATTGGCTATCCCCAGGAGTTGCTCAGCTTTGCTTATGATTCTACATTCCCTaccag GGGACTTGTCTTTGACACACTATATGGAAATCTTTTGAAAGTCGATGCCTATGGAAACCTCTTGGTCTGTGCACATGGATTTAACTTTATAAGGGG acCAGAAACTAGAGAACAGTATCCAAATAAATTTATCCAGCGAGATGATACTGAAAGATTTTACATTCTGAACACACTATTCAACCTACCAG AGACCTACCTGTTGGCCTGCCTAGTAGATTTTTTTACTAATTGTCCCAGATATACCAG TTGTGAGACAGGATTTAAAGATGGGGACCTCTTCATGTCCTACCGGAGTATGTTCCAGGATGTAAGAGATGCTGTTGACTGGGTTCATTACAAG GGCTCCCTTAAGGAAAAGACAGTTGAAAATCTTGAGAAGTATGTAGTCAAAGAT GGAAAACTGCCTTTGCTTCTGAGCCGGATGAAGGAAGTAGGGAAAGTATTTCTTGCTACCAACAGTGACTATAAATATACAGAT aaaattatgACTTACCTGTTTGACTTCCCACATGGCCCCAAG CCTGGGAGCTCCCATCGACCATGGCAGTCCTACTTTGACCTGATCTTGGTGGATGCACGGAAACCACTCTTTTTTGGAGAAGGCACAGTACTGCGTCAAGTGGATACT AAAACTGGCAAGCTGAAAATTGGTACCTACACAGGCCCCCTACAGCATGGTATCGTCTACTCAGGAG GTTCTTCTGATACGATCTGTGATCTGCTGGGAGCCAAGGGAAAAGACATTTTGTATATTGGAGATCACATTTTTGgggacattttaaaatcaaagaaacGGCAAGGGTGGCGAACTTTTTTGGTGATTCCCGAACTTGCACAGGAGCTGCATGTCTGGACCGACAAGAGTT CACTTTTcgaagaacttcagagcttggATATTTTCTTGGCTGAACTCTACAA gCACCTTGACAGCAGTAGCAATGAGCGTCCAGACATTAGTTCCATCCAGAGACGTATTAAG AAAGTAACTCATGACATGGACATGTGCTATGGGATGATGGGAAGCCTGTTTCGCAGTGGCTCCCGGCAGACCCTTTTTGCCAGTCAAGTGATGCGTTACGCTGACCTCTATGCAGCATCTTTCATCAACCTGCTGTATTACCCATTCAGCTACCTCTTCAGGGCTGCCCATGTCTTG ATGCCTCATGAATCAACGGTGGAGCACACACACGTAGATAtcaatgagatggagtctcctcttGCCACCCGGAACCGCACATCAGTGGATTTCAAAGACACTGACTACAAGCGGCACCAGCTGACACGGTCAATTAGTGAGATTAAACCTCCCAACCTCTTCCCACTGGCCCCCCAGGAAATTACACACTGccatgatgaagatgatgatgaagaggaggaggaggaggaagaataa
- the NT5C2 gene encoding cytosolic purine 5'-nucleotidase isoform X5, with protein MSKEGVFVNRSLAMEKIKCFGFDMDYTLAVYKSPEYESLGFELTVERLVSIGYPQELLSFAYDSTFPTRGLVFDTLYGNLLKVDAYGNLLVCAHGFNFIRGPETREQYPNKFIQRDDTERFYILNTLFNLPETYLLACLVDFFTNCPRYTSCETGFKDGDLFMSYRSMFQDVRDAVDWVHYKGSLKEKTVENLEKYVVKDGKLPLLLSRMKEVGKVFLATNSDYKYTDKIMTYLFDFPHGPKPGSSHRPWQSYFDLILVDARKPLFFGEGTVLRQVDTKTGKLKIGTYTGPLQHGIVYSGGSSDTICDLLGAKGKDILYIGDHIFGDILKSKKRQGWRTFLVIPELAQELHVWTDKSSLFEELQSLDIFLAELYKHLDSSSNERPDISSIQRRIKKVTHDMDMCYGMMGSLFRSGSRQTLFASQVMRYADLYAASFINLLYYPFSYLFRAAHVLMPHESTVEHTHVDINEMESPLATRNRTSVDFKDTDYKRHQLTRSISEIKPPNLFPLAPQEITHCHDEDDDEEEEEEEE; from the exons TGTACAAGTCCCCGGAGTATGAGTCCCTTGGTTTTGAGCTTACTGTGGAGAGATTAGTTTCTATTGGCTATCCCCAGGAGTTGCTCAGCTTTGCTTATGATTCTACATTCCCTaccag GGGACTTGTCTTTGACACACTATATGGAAATCTTTTGAAAGTCGATGCCTATGGAAACCTCTTGGTCTGTGCACATGGATTTAACTTTATAAGGGG acCAGAAACTAGAGAACAGTATCCAAATAAATTTATCCAGCGAGATGATACTGAAAGATTTTACATTCTGAACACACTATTCAACCTACCAG AGACCTACCTGTTGGCCTGCCTAGTAGATTTTTTTACTAATTGTCCCAGATATACCAG TTGTGAGACAGGATTTAAAGATGGGGACCTCTTCATGTCCTACCGGAGTATGTTCCAGGATGTAAGAGATGCTGTTGACTGGGTTCATTACAAG GGCTCCCTTAAGGAAAAGACAGTTGAAAATCTTGAGAAGTATGTAGTCAAAGAT GGAAAACTGCCTTTGCTTCTGAGCCGGATGAAGGAAGTAGGGAAAGTATTTCTTGCTACCAACAGTGACTATAAATATACAGAT aaaattatgACTTACCTGTTTGACTTCCCACATGGCCCCAAG CCTGGGAGCTCCCATCGACCATGGCAGTCCTACTTTGACCTGATCTTGGTGGATGCACGGAAACCACTCTTTTTTGGAGAAGGCACAGTACTGCGTCAAGTGGATACT AAAACTGGCAAGCTGAAAATTGGTACCTACACAGGCCCCCTACAGCATGGTATCGTCTACTCAGGAG GTTCTTCTGATACGATCTGTGATCTGCTGGGAGCCAAGGGAAAAGACATTTTGTATATTGGAGATCACATTTTTGgggacattttaaaatcaaagaaacGGCAAGGGTGGCGAACTTTTTTGGTGATTCCCGAACTTGCACAGGAGCTGCATGTCTGGACCGACAAGAGTT CACTTTTcgaagaacttcagagcttggATATTTTCTTGGCTGAACTCTACAA gCACCTTGACAGCAGTAGCAATGAGCGTCCAGACATTAGTTCCATCCAGAGACGTATTAAG AAAGTAACTCATGACATGGACATGTGCTATGGGATGATGGGAAGCCTGTTTCGCAGTGGCTCCCGGCAGACCCTTTTTGCCAGTCAAGTGATGCGTTACGCTGACCTCTATGCAGCATCTTTCATCAACCTGCTGTATTACCCATTCAGCTACCTCTTCAGGGCTGCCCATGTCTTG ATGCCTCATGAATCAACGGTGGAGCACACACACGTAGATAtcaatgagatggagtctcctcttGCCACCCGGAACCGCACATCAGTGGATTTCAAAGACACTGACTACAAGCGGCACCAGCTGACACGGTCAATTAGTGAGATTAAACCTCCCAACCTCTTCCCACTGGCCCCCCAGGAAATTACACACTGccatgatgaagatgatgatgaagaggaggaggaggaggaagaataa
- the NT5C2 gene encoding cytosolic purine 5'-nucleotidase isoform X10: MSYRSMFQDVRDAVDWVHYKGSLKEKTVENLEKYVVKDGKLPLLLSRMKEVGKVFLATNSDYKYTDKIMTYLFDFPHGPKPGSSHRPWQSYFDLILVDARKPLFFGEGTVLRQVDTKTGKLKIGTYTGPLQHGIVYSGGSSDTICDLLGAKGKDILYIGDHIFGDILKSKKRQGWRTFLVIPELAQELHVWTDKSSLFEELQSLDIFLAELYKHLDSSSNERPDISSIQRRIKKVTHDMDMCYGMMGSLFRSGSRQTLFASQVMRYADLYAASFINLLYYPFSYLFRAAHVLMPHESTVEHTHVDINEMESPLATRNRTSVDFKDTDYKRHQLTRSISEIKPPNLFPLAPQEITHCHDEDDDEEEEEEEE; this comes from the exons ATGTCCTACCGGAGTATGTTCCAGGATGTAAGAGATGCTGTTGACTGGGTTCATTACAAG GGCTCCCTTAAGGAAAAGACAGTTGAAAATCTTGAGAAGTATGTAGTCAAAGAT GGAAAACTGCCTTTGCTTCTGAGCCGGATGAAGGAAGTAGGGAAAGTATTTCTTGCTACCAACAGTGACTATAAATATACAGAT aaaattatgACTTACCTGTTTGACTTCCCACATGGCCCCAAG CCTGGGAGCTCCCATCGACCATGGCAGTCCTACTTTGACCTGATCTTGGTGGATGCACGGAAACCACTCTTTTTTGGAGAAGGCACAGTACTGCGTCAAGTGGATACT AAAACTGGCAAGCTGAAAATTGGTACCTACACAGGCCCCCTACAGCATGGTATCGTCTACTCAGGAG GTTCTTCTGATACGATCTGTGATCTGCTGGGAGCCAAGGGAAAAGACATTTTGTATATTGGAGATCACATTTTTGgggacattttaaaatcaaagaaacGGCAAGGGTGGCGAACTTTTTTGGTGATTCCCGAACTTGCACAGGAGCTGCATGTCTGGACCGACAAGAGTT CACTTTTcgaagaacttcagagcttggATATTTTCTTGGCTGAACTCTACAA gCACCTTGACAGCAGTAGCAATGAGCGTCCAGACATTAGTTCCATCCAGAGACGTATTAAG AAAGTAACTCATGACATGGACATGTGCTATGGGATGATGGGAAGCCTGTTTCGCAGTGGCTCCCGGCAGACCCTTTTTGCCAGTCAAGTGATGCGTTACGCTGACCTCTATGCAGCATCTTTCATCAACCTGCTGTATTACCCATTCAGCTACCTCTTCAGGGCTGCCCATGTCTTG ATGCCTCATGAATCAACGGTGGAGCACACACACGTAGATAtcaatgagatggagtctcctcttGCCACCCGGAACCGCACATCAGTGGATTTCAAAGACACTGACTACAAGCGGCACCAGCTGACACGGTCAATTAGTGAGATTAAACCTCCCAACCTCTTCCCACTGGCCCCCCAGGAAATTACACACTGccatgatgaagatgatgatgaagaggaggaggaggaggaagaataa
- the NT5C2 gene encoding cytosolic purine 5'-nucleotidase isoform X4, whose amino-acid sequence MELLDRNESQCNSFKTGVTHTASASASLYKSPEYESLGFELTVERLVSIGYPQELLSFAYDSTFPTRGLVFDTLYGNLLKVDAYGNLLVCAHGFNFIRGSQVAVQKRPETREQYPNKFIQRDDTERFYILNTLFNLPETYLLACLVDFFTNCPRYTSCETGFKDGDLFMSYRSMFQDVRDAVDWVHYKGSLKEKTVENLEKYVVKDGKLPLLLSRMKEVGKVFLATNSDYKYTDKIMTYLFDFPHGPKPGSSHRPWQSYFDLILVDARKPLFFGEGTVLRQVDTKTGKLKIGTYTGPLQHGIVYSGGSSDTICDLLGAKGKDILYIGDHIFGDILKSKKRQGWRTFLVIPELAQELHVWTDKSSLFEELQSLDIFLAELYKHLDSSSNERPDISSIQRRIKKVTHDMDMCYGMMGSLFRSGSRQTLFASQVMRYADLYAASFINLLYYPFSYLFRAAHVLMPHESTVEHTHVDINEMESPLATRNRTSVDFKDTDYKRHQLTRSISEIKPPNLFPLAPQEITHCHDEDDDEEEEEEEE is encoded by the exons gaGAGCCAGTGTAACTCCTTCAAGACTGGAGTGACACACACTGCATCTGCATCTGCCTCAT TGTACAAGTCCCCGGAGTATGAGTCCCTTGGTTTTGAGCTTACTGTGGAGAGATTAGTTTCTATTGGCTATCCCCAGGAGTTGCTCAGCTTTGCTTATGATTCTACATTCCCTaccag GGGACTTGTCTTTGACACACTATATGGAAATCTTTTGAAAGTCGATGCCTATGGAAACCTCTTGGTCTGTGCACATGGATTTAACTTTATAAGGGG TTCTCAGGTAGCTGTTCAAAAGag acCAGAAACTAGAGAACAGTATCCAAATAAATTTATCCAGCGAGATGATACTGAAAGATTTTACATTCTGAACACACTATTCAACCTACCAG AGACCTACCTGTTGGCCTGCCTAGTAGATTTTTTTACTAATTGTCCCAGATATACCAG TTGTGAGACAGGATTTAAAGATGGGGACCTCTTCATGTCCTACCGGAGTATGTTCCAGGATGTAAGAGATGCTGTTGACTGGGTTCATTACAAG GGCTCCCTTAAGGAAAAGACAGTTGAAAATCTTGAGAAGTATGTAGTCAAAGAT GGAAAACTGCCTTTGCTTCTGAGCCGGATGAAGGAAGTAGGGAAAGTATTTCTTGCTACCAACAGTGACTATAAATATACAGAT aaaattatgACTTACCTGTTTGACTTCCCACATGGCCCCAAG CCTGGGAGCTCCCATCGACCATGGCAGTCCTACTTTGACCTGATCTTGGTGGATGCACGGAAACCACTCTTTTTTGGAGAAGGCACAGTACTGCGTCAAGTGGATACT AAAACTGGCAAGCTGAAAATTGGTACCTACACAGGCCCCCTACAGCATGGTATCGTCTACTCAGGAG GTTCTTCTGATACGATCTGTGATCTGCTGGGAGCCAAGGGAAAAGACATTTTGTATATTGGAGATCACATTTTTGgggacattttaaaatcaaagaaacGGCAAGGGTGGCGAACTTTTTTGGTGATTCCCGAACTTGCACAGGAGCTGCATGTCTGGACCGACAAGAGTT CACTTTTcgaagaacttcagagcttggATATTTTCTTGGCTGAACTCTACAA gCACCTTGACAGCAGTAGCAATGAGCGTCCAGACATTAGTTCCATCCAGAGACGTATTAAG AAAGTAACTCATGACATGGACATGTGCTATGGGATGATGGGAAGCCTGTTTCGCAGTGGCTCCCGGCAGACCCTTTTTGCCAGTCAAGTGATGCGTTACGCTGACCTCTATGCAGCATCTTTCATCAACCTGCTGTATTACCCATTCAGCTACCTCTTCAGGGCTGCCCATGTCTTG ATGCCTCATGAATCAACGGTGGAGCACACACACGTAGATAtcaatgagatggagtctcctcttGCCACCCGGAACCGCACATCAGTGGATTTCAAAGACACTGACTACAAGCGGCACCAGCTGACACGGTCAATTAGTGAGATTAAACCTCCCAACCTCTTCCCACTGGCCCCCCAGGAAATTACACACTGccatgatgaagatgatgatgaagaggaggaggaggaggaagaataa
- the NT5C2 gene encoding cytosolic purine 5'-nucleotidase isoform X3, protein MSKEGVFVNRSLAMEKIKCFGFDMDYTLAVYKSPEYESLGFELTVERLVSIGYPQELLSFAYDSTFPTRGLVFDTLYGNLLKVDAYGNLLVCAHGFNFIRGSQVAVQKRPETREQYPNKFIQRDDTERFYILNTLFNLPETYLLACLVDFFTNCPRYTSCETGFKDGDLFMSYRSMFQDVRDAVDWVHYKGSLKEKTVENLEKYVVKDGKLPLLLSRMKEVGKVFLATNSDYKYTDKIMTYLFDFPHGPKPGSSHRPWQSYFDLILVDARKPLFFGEGTVLRQVDTKTGKLKIGTYTGPLQHGIVYSGGSSDTICDLLGAKGKDILYIGDHIFGDILKSKKRQGWRTFLVIPELAQELHVWTDKSSLFEELQSLDIFLAELYKHLDSSSNERPDISSIQRRIKKVTHDMDMCYGMMGSLFRSGSRQTLFASQVMRYADLYAASFINLLYYPFSYLFRAAHVLMPHESTVEHTHVDINEMESPLATRNRTSVDFKDTDYKRHQLTRSISEIKPPNLFPLAPQEITHCHDEDDDEEEEEEEE, encoded by the exons TGTACAAGTCCCCGGAGTATGAGTCCCTTGGTTTTGAGCTTACTGTGGAGAGATTAGTTTCTATTGGCTATCCCCAGGAGTTGCTCAGCTTTGCTTATGATTCTACATTCCCTaccag GGGACTTGTCTTTGACACACTATATGGAAATCTTTTGAAAGTCGATGCCTATGGAAACCTCTTGGTCTGTGCACATGGATTTAACTTTATAAGGGG TTCTCAGGTAGCTGTTCAAAAGag acCAGAAACTAGAGAACAGTATCCAAATAAATTTATCCAGCGAGATGATACTGAAAGATTTTACATTCTGAACACACTATTCAACCTACCAG AGACCTACCTGTTGGCCTGCCTAGTAGATTTTTTTACTAATTGTCCCAGATATACCAG TTGTGAGACAGGATTTAAAGATGGGGACCTCTTCATGTCCTACCGGAGTATGTTCCAGGATGTAAGAGATGCTGTTGACTGGGTTCATTACAAG GGCTCCCTTAAGGAAAAGACAGTTGAAAATCTTGAGAAGTATGTAGTCAAAGAT GGAAAACTGCCTTTGCTTCTGAGCCGGATGAAGGAAGTAGGGAAAGTATTTCTTGCTACCAACAGTGACTATAAATATACAGAT aaaattatgACTTACCTGTTTGACTTCCCACATGGCCCCAAG CCTGGGAGCTCCCATCGACCATGGCAGTCCTACTTTGACCTGATCTTGGTGGATGCACGGAAACCACTCTTTTTTGGAGAAGGCACAGTACTGCGTCAAGTGGATACT AAAACTGGCAAGCTGAAAATTGGTACCTACACAGGCCCCCTACAGCATGGTATCGTCTACTCAGGAG GTTCTTCTGATACGATCTGTGATCTGCTGGGAGCCAAGGGAAAAGACATTTTGTATATTGGAGATCACATTTTTGgggacattttaaaatcaaagaaacGGCAAGGGTGGCGAACTTTTTTGGTGATTCCCGAACTTGCACAGGAGCTGCATGTCTGGACCGACAAGAGTT CACTTTTcgaagaacttcagagcttggATATTTTCTTGGCTGAACTCTACAA gCACCTTGACAGCAGTAGCAATGAGCGTCCAGACATTAGTTCCATCCAGAGACGTATTAAG AAAGTAACTCATGACATGGACATGTGCTATGGGATGATGGGAAGCCTGTTTCGCAGTGGCTCCCGGCAGACCCTTTTTGCCAGTCAAGTGATGCGTTACGCTGACCTCTATGCAGCATCTTTCATCAACCTGCTGTATTACCCATTCAGCTACCTCTTCAGGGCTGCCCATGTCTTG ATGCCTCATGAATCAACGGTGGAGCACACACACGTAGATAtcaatgagatggagtctcctcttGCCACCCGGAACCGCACATCAGTGGATTTCAAAGACACTGACTACAAGCGGCACCAGCTGACACGGTCAATTAGTGAGATTAAACCTCCCAACCTCTTCCCACTGGCCCCCCAGGAAATTACACACTGccatgatgaagatgatgatgaagaggaggaggaggaggaagaataa
- the NT5C2 gene encoding cytosolic purine 5'-nucleotidase isoform X7 produces MELLDRNESQCNSFKTGVTHTASASASLYKSPEYESLGFELTVERLVSIGYPQELLSFAYDSTFPTRGLVFDTLYGNLLKVDAYGNLLVCAHGFNFIRGPETREQYPNKFIQRDDTERFYILNTLFNLPETYLLACLVDFFTNCPRYTSCETGFKDGDLFMSYRSMFQDVRDAVDWVHYKGSLKEKTVENLEKYVVKDGKLPLLLSRMKEVGKVFLATNSDYKYTDKIMTYLFDFPHGPKPGSSHRPWQSYFDLILVDARKPLFFGEGTVLRQVDTKTGKLKIGTYTGPLQHGIVYSGGSSDTICDLLGAKGKDILYIGDHIFGDILKSKKRQGWRTFLVIPELAQELHVWTDKSSLFEELQSLDIFLAELYKHLDSSSNERPDISSIQRRIKKVTHDMDMCYGMMGSLFRSGSRQTLFASQVMRYADLYAASFINLLYYPFSYLFRAAHVLMPHESTVEHTHVDINEMESPLATRNRTSVDFKDTDYKRHQLTRSISEIKPPNLFPLAPQEITHCHDEDDDEEEEEEEE; encoded by the exons gaGAGCCAGTGTAACTCCTTCAAGACTGGAGTGACACACACTGCATCTGCATCTGCCTCAT TGTACAAGTCCCCGGAGTATGAGTCCCTTGGTTTTGAGCTTACTGTGGAGAGATTAGTTTCTATTGGCTATCCCCAGGAGTTGCTCAGCTTTGCTTATGATTCTACATTCCCTaccag GGGACTTGTCTTTGACACACTATATGGAAATCTTTTGAAAGTCGATGCCTATGGAAACCTCTTGGTCTGTGCACATGGATTTAACTTTATAAGGGG acCAGAAACTAGAGAACAGTATCCAAATAAATTTATCCAGCGAGATGATACTGAAAGATTTTACATTCTGAACACACTATTCAACCTACCAG AGACCTACCTGTTGGCCTGCCTAGTAGATTTTTTTACTAATTGTCCCAGATATACCAG TTGTGAGACAGGATTTAAAGATGGGGACCTCTTCATGTCCTACCGGAGTATGTTCCAGGATGTAAGAGATGCTGTTGACTGGGTTCATTACAAG GGCTCCCTTAAGGAAAAGACAGTTGAAAATCTTGAGAAGTATGTAGTCAAAGAT GGAAAACTGCCTTTGCTTCTGAGCCGGATGAAGGAAGTAGGGAAAGTATTTCTTGCTACCAACAGTGACTATAAATATACAGAT aaaattatgACTTACCTGTTTGACTTCCCACATGGCCCCAAG CCTGGGAGCTCCCATCGACCATGGCAGTCCTACTTTGACCTGATCTTGGTGGATGCACGGAAACCACTCTTTTTTGGAGAAGGCACAGTACTGCGTCAAGTGGATACT AAAACTGGCAAGCTGAAAATTGGTACCTACACAGGCCCCCTACAGCATGGTATCGTCTACTCAGGAG GTTCTTCTGATACGATCTGTGATCTGCTGGGAGCCAAGGGAAAAGACATTTTGTATATTGGAGATCACATTTTTGgggacattttaaaatcaaagaaacGGCAAGGGTGGCGAACTTTTTTGGTGATTCCCGAACTTGCACAGGAGCTGCATGTCTGGACCGACAAGAGTT CACTTTTcgaagaacttcagagcttggATATTTTCTTGGCTGAACTCTACAA gCACCTTGACAGCAGTAGCAATGAGCGTCCAGACATTAGTTCCATCCAGAGACGTATTAAG AAAGTAACTCATGACATGGACATGTGCTATGGGATGATGGGAAGCCTGTTTCGCAGTGGCTCCCGGCAGACCCTTTTTGCCAGTCAAGTGATGCGTTACGCTGACCTCTATGCAGCATCTTTCATCAACCTGCTGTATTACCCATTCAGCTACCTCTTCAGGGCTGCCCATGTCTTG ATGCCTCATGAATCAACGGTGGAGCACACACACGTAGATAtcaatgagatggagtctcctcttGCCACCCGGAACCGCACATCAGTGGATTTCAAAGACACTGACTACAAGCGGCACCAGCTGACACGGTCAATTAGTGAGATTAAACCTCCCAACCTCTTCCCACTGGCCCCCCAGGAAATTACACACTGccatgatgaagatgatgatgaagaggaggaggaggaggaagaataa